In Danaus plexippus chromosome 14, MEX_DaPlex, whole genome shotgun sequence, a single genomic region encodes these proteins:
- the LOC116769414 gene encoding uncharacterized protein LOC116769414 isoform X11: MIKQKGTRVRISSHKNLINDLEEYFHNESKCSCPVCDSISCFQIRRFNSGLSCTCVDCNRDRCLTWDNSDDSTHDKPPDTDAASKGGKAPEIGIKPKKKCSAPMNDKDQESSCCTKDCNTPGGKRIVSNDYAVQIEIKMSDDSNVDSLNDRTSKNYDDFVPEFYKKDDIENVKSDFIKIKPDTKKCCSSNTCFESKNTSPERTAVNLDNNTFEYSDLLNIEDKKVIASEEKREHTDAFSSNTVQNADSTSHFINFNNMNENRDDRNSRKSKVMPEFKKCASSKNFGSKSYKIHSNKSCVPGIEAQPKEKDTHFHNTGYIKTSKTIRNEMYTKRYDDAKKVFNGEDFDNPKDRDIFTKENKNLEKCYNVSKYLKIEEDKLYRPKNKIEKDSNVENGLASEDSLDNEEIVRLQKIINLLTHIDDKQENDGSNLKQCVYTDVSHSQKKTIRRKNEKSSEKSSSHLKTIALSYSKPDYSNSRAELSAQVMNVPYEELKETLSRRHSSVHSDLSNSPKESPKLDIFSKLKELYKACSCKVCECLPSNSFSKNSDICNCKPCDCDDCKKYMEKLRKRLLNRPTSGCPCVACDRKDCRGVVKDDKSSVCDCEPCNCVKYTESCSKPCNCVPCQCELCKPSIPMPQALMVSNMTQIYHQSNCDCDPCECQNCTSSYSAMTSNLMREASTGIITYGNCNCRACANDSCQLNASSCRCDVQNDVMRKPLAKNSPDYGIHRVYVREKPYGKTDAIKKHRNTIAMFALSDTYSNRLFSYSNQNDTCKCEVCECLVCKDKGKLINYDDKPKYGININKKSIPSGYCVPCQCETCKKYNNSNAQNFDENFSFKYKYNTENNKKVDGNNISREDKLIKRSKLTFASPEVNSLNKLLKGDDVSVNEVFSKKSEDLVDDDHCYLLKKGKLLTSSILKNIVSKRGSSHVLVKSDDNESCFKENDNNSKHFPRLNSSLCQQLKFADTCKQDESFHTYSSPKSSKNNTTSKEKETTEIFKHNSLDLMNSNVSNTFRDDSNDNIKKDVCDDLLHENLEKSKMEVNDADAIVSSQKHLVRSYKKTKESLNITNVLNNKIHLSSAKSMSLVQSLCKERNINIDDQYTSKYLQSIEKLPLKTIKMEFNSINASDENQKDISKNDSDVNFCKVTSKMRIPQINDKNDSETFVYGNIDIVKHETEHTVPPINDTDSNLKETDIEDDILKDNYPKIESDVNDMNKQIRAQRMVPLVKINKARKANKPSKPDPELMLYNKQIKNKRYLELPDRTDTASSVINFNSFDKFMKFYESVPLENDDSEQKNQEDILGRKIVYVSADAICTNPLEPNRKNSLKSISQQTSAVPLYFLGSGQGNRALNKLQIEVNDLLNSPILQSKHTIGQIKRSWNESKMTLKTISRMNDATSQTQRVKIAVDKEIDCNLILSAENLKPKNVKVDNTMLTKKGKRLSSDKKEQSSKPNSVVMDSY; the protein is encoded by the exons atgataaaacaaaAGGGAACCCGTGTAAGAATAAGCAGCCACAAGAATCTGATAAACGATTTGGAAGAATACTTTCACAACGAATCAAAATGTTCGTGTCCAGTTTGCGATTCTATTTCATGCTTTCAAATTAGGAGGTTCAATTCGGGATTATCCTGCACGTGCGTGGATTGTAACCGGGATCGATGTCTGACATGGGATAACAGCGACGATAGTACCCACGACAAACCGCCGGATACCGACGCGGCCAGTAAAGGTGGTAAGGCACCAGAGATAGGAATTAAACCGAAAAAGAAATGTTCAGCTCCTATGAATGATAAGGACCAAGAAAGCTCCTGCTGCACAAAAGATTGTAACACACCAGGGGGTAAGCGGATTGTATCAAACGACTACGCCGtacaaatagaaattaaaatgtccgACGATTCTAACGTTGACTCTTTAAATGATCGAACTTCCAAAAACTATGACGATTTTGTTcctgaattttataaaaaagatgatatagaaaatgtaaaaagtgattttatcaaaattaaaccaGATACAAAGAAATGTTGCAGTTCAAATACTTGTTTTGAGAGTAAAAATACTAGCCCAGAACGTACAGCGGTGAATTTAGATAACAATACTTTTGAATATAGCGACCTTTTGAATATAGAAGATAAGAAAGTTATTGCTTCTGAGGAAAAAAGAGAGCATACAGACGCTTTCAGTTCAAACACAGTTCAAAATGCAGATTCTACATctcactttattaattttaataatatgaatgagaATAGAGACGATAGGAATTCTCGTAAATCCAAAGTTATGccggaatttaaaaaatgtgctAGCAGCAAAAACTTTGGaagtaaaagttataaaattcatagtaATAAATCATGTGTACCTGGAATTGAAGCGCAACCAAAGGAAAAAGATACCCATTTTCATAACACAGGctatataaaaacatctaaGACAATAAGAAACGAGATGTACACCAAAAGATATGATGAtgcaaaaaaggtttttaatggTGAGGATTTTGATAATCCCAAAGATCgtgatatttttacaaaagaaaataaaaatcttgaaaaatgttacaacgtaagtaaatatttgaaaattgaaGAAGATAAACTGTATcgtccaaaaaataaaatagaaaaagataGCAACGTAGAAAATGGTTTGGCCAGTGAAGATTCTCTAGATAATGAGGAAATTGTTAGAttgcaaaaaattataaatctgcTTACTCATATTGATGACAAACAAGAAAATGATGGCTCGAATTTGAAACAATGCGTATATACGGACGTTTCTCACTCTCAGAAGAAAACTATTCGGAGGAAAAATGAGAAGTCCTCTGAGAAGAGTTCTTCTCATTTAAAAACGATAGCATTAAGTTATTCTAAACCAGATTATAGTAATTCACGGGCGGAATTGAGTGCTCAAGTCATGAATGTACCCTACGAGGAACTAAAAGAGACCTTGTCTAGAAGACACTCTTCAGTACATTCTGACTTATCTAATTCTCCAAAGGAATCGCCGAAACTAGACATTTTTTCTAAactaaaagaattatataaggcCTGCAGCTGTAAGGTCTGTGAATGTTTACCTAGTAATTCTTTTTCAAAAAACAGTGATATATGCAACTGTAAACCGTGTGATTGTGAcgattgtaaaaaatatatggaaaaattaagaaagagACTATTAAATAGACCTACTTCTGGATGCCCGTGTGTAGCTTGCGATAGAAAAGATTGTCGTGGTGTTGTAAAAGACGATAAATCATCGGTATGTGACTGTGAGCCCTGCAACTGTGTGAAATATACTGAAAGTTGCTCAAAACCGTGCAATTGTGTTCCCTGTCAATGTGAATTATGCAAGCCATCGATACCTATGCCTCAAGCACTAATGGTCAGTAATATGACACAGATTTATCATCAAAGTAACTGTGACTGTGATCCTTGCGAGTGTCAAAACTGCACTAGCAGTTATTCTGCTATGACATCAAATCTAATGCGTGAAGCATCGACTGGCATAATCACATATGGGAACTGTAATTGTCGAGCTTGTGCGAACGATTCATGCCAATTAAACGCATCTagttgtagatgtgatgtacAAAACGATGTTATGAGAAAACCTTTGGCCAAGAACAGCCCAGATTATGGAATTCACAGGGTGTACGTCAGAGAAAAACCTTATGGCAAAACTGACGCCATTAAGAAGCATCGTAATACAATAGCTATGTTCGCTTTATCAGATACATACTCTAACAGATTGTTCAGTTACTCTAACCAAAATGACACATGTAAATGTGAAGTATGTGAATGCCTTGTATGCAAAGATAAAggaaaacttataaattatgatgaTAAACCAAAATacggaattaatataaataaaaagtccaTACCTTCCGGTTATTGTGTTCCGTGTCAATGCGaaacatgtaaaaaatataacaactcaAATGCGcaaaattttgatgaaaactttagctttaaatataaatataacactgaaaataacaaaaaagttgATGGGAACAACATTTCCAGAGAAGATAAACTAATTAAGAGGTCTAAGCTTACTTTTGCATCGCCAGAAGtaaattctttaaacaaattactCAAGGGTgacgacgtttcggttaatgAGGTATTCTCAAAGAAATCTGAAGATTTAGTGGATGATGACCATtgctatttattgaaaaagggAAAGTTATTGACGTCgtcaattttgaaaaatattgtctcaAAACGTGGTTCCTCCCATGTACTTGTTAAAAGTGATGACAATGAGAGTTGTTTTAAAGAGAATGATAATAATTCTAAGCATTTTCCTAGACTTAATTCCTCGCTGTGTCAACAACTCAAGTTTGCTGATACGTGTAAACAGGATGAATCTTTCCATACATATTCATCGCCAAAAAGTTCCAAAAACAACACGACTTCCAAAGAAAAAGAGACAactgaaatttttaaacataattccCTTGATTTAATGAATTCTAATGTATCGAATACCTTTCGTGATGATTCAaacgataatattaaaaaggacGTATGTGATGACTTATTACATGAAAACttagaaaaatctaaaatggAAGTCAATGATGCCGACGCTATTGTATCAAGTCAAAAACACTTGGTacgttcatataaaaaaacgaaagaatctctaaatataactaatgtcctaaataataagatacatTTATCGTCTGCAAAAAGCATGAGCTTAGTCCAATCCCTTTGTAaggaaagaaatataaatatagacgACCAatatacatcaaaatatttacaatctaTTGAAAAGCTCCCCTTGAAAACGATCAAAATGgaatttaatagtattaatgcAAGCGATGAAAATCAAAAAGACATTTCTAAAAACGACAGtgatgtaaatttttgtaaagtaaCAAGCAAAATGAGGATACCTCAAATTAATGACAAAAACGATTCAGAGACTTTCGTCTACGGAAATATTGATATAGTCAAACATGAAACTGAACATACAGTTCCACCAATAAATGATACCGATTCTAACTTAAAAGAAACAGATATTGAAGATGacatattaaaagataattatccTAAAATAGAAAGCGACGTGAATGATATGAACAAACAAATCAGGGCTCAACGGATGGTAcctttagttaaaattaataaagcaaGGAAGGCAAATAAACCTTCAAAACCGGATCCAgagttaatgttatataataagcaaattaaaaataaacgttacCTAGAACTACCAGATCGTACGGACACAGCATCGtccgtaataaattttaactcattcgataaatttatgaaattctaCGAATCTGTTCCACTTGAAAACGAT GATAGCgaacaaaaaaatcaagaaGATATACTTGGTAGAAAAATAGTCTACGTGAGCGCAGATGCCATTTGTACTAATCCTCTCGAACCAAATCGCAAGAATTCCTTAAAATCCATATCACAGCAGACTAGTGCTGTACCTCTTTATTTTCTCGGATCAGGCCAAGGAAATAGGGCAttg AACAAACTTCAGATTGAAGTGAACGATTTGCTGAATTCTCCTATATTACAATCGAAACATACGATTGGCCAAATAAAGAGATCATGGAATGAG AGTAAAATGACTTTGAAGACAATCAGCAGAATGAATGACGCAACGTCACAAACTCAACGGGTTAAGATCGCTGTTGATAAGGAAATTGACTGCAATTTGATACTATCAGCG GagaatttaaaaccaaaaaacgTAAAAGTAGACAATActatgttaacaaaaaaaggcAAACGTTTGTCTTCTGATAAAAAGGAGCAAAGTTCAAAGCCAAATTCTGTAGTAATGGATTCTTAT
- the LOC116769414 gene encoding uncharacterized protein LOC116769414 isoform X9: MIKQKGTRVRISSHKNLINDLEEYFHNESKCSCPVCDSISCFQIRRFNSGLSCTCVDCNRDRCLTWDNSDDSTHDKPPDTDAASKGGKAPEIGIKPKKKCSAPMNDKDQESSCCTKDCNTPGGKRIVSNDYAVQIEIKMSDDSNVDSLNDRTSKNYDDFVPEFYKKDDIENVKSDFIKIKPDTKKCCSSNTCFESKNTSPERTAVNLDNNTFEYSDLLNIEDKKVIASEEKREHTDAFSSNTVQNADSTSHFINFNNMNENRDDRNSRKSKVMPEFKKCASSKNFGSKSYKIHSNKSCVPGIEAQPKEKDTHFHNTGYIKTSKTIRNEMYTKRYDDAKKVFNGEDFDNPKDRDIFTKENKNLEKCYNVSKYLKIEEDKLYRPKNKIEKDSNVENGLASEDSLDNEEIVRLQKIINLLTHIDDKQENDGSNLKQCVYTDVSHSQKKTIRRKNEKSSEKSSSHLKTIALSYSKPDYSNSRAELSAQVMNVPYEELKETLSRRHSSVHSDLSNSPKESPKLDIFSKLKELYKACSCKVCECLPSNSFSKNSDICNCKPCDCDDCKKYMEKLRKRLLNRPTSGCPCVACDRKDCRGVVKDDKSSVCDCEPCNCVKYTESCSKPCNCVPCQCELCKPSIPMPQALMVSNMTQIYHQSNCDCDPCECQNCTSSYSAMTSNLMREASTGIITYGNCNCRACANDSCQLNASSCRCDVQNDVMRKPLAKNSPDYGIHRVYVREKPYGKTDAIKKHRNTIAMFALSDTYSNRLFSYSNQNDTCKCEVCECLVCKDKGKLINYDDKPKYGININKKSIPSGYCVPCQCETCKKYNNSNAQNFDENFSFKYKYNTENNKKVDGNNISREDKLIKRSKLTFASPEVNSLNKLLKGDDVSVNEVFSKKSEDLVDDDHCYLLKKGKLLTSSILKNIVSKRGSSHVLVKSDDNESCFKENDNNSKHFPRLNSSLCQQLKFADTCKQDESFHTYSSPKSSKNNTTSKEKETTEIFKHNSLDLMNSNVSNTFRDDSNDNIKKDVCDDLLHENLEKSKMEVNDADAIVSSQKHLVRSYKKTKESLNITNVLNNKIHLSSAKSMSLVQSLCKERNINIDDQYTSKYLQSIEKLPLKTIKMEFNSINASDENQKDISKNDSDVNFCKVTSKMRIPQINDKNDSETFVYGNIDIVKHETEHTVPPINDTDSNLKETDIEDDILKDNYPKIESDVNDMNKQIRAQRMVPLVKINKARKANKPSKPDPELMLYNKQIKNKRYLELPDRTDTASSVINFNSFDKFMKFYESVPLENDDSEQKNQEDILGRKIVYVSADAICTNPLEPNRKNSLKSISQQTSAVPLYFLGSGQGNRALNKLQIEVNDLLNSPILQSKHTIGQIKRSWNESKMTLKTISRMNDATSQTQRVKIAVDKEIDCNLILSAENLKPKNVKVDNTMLTKKGKRLSSDKKEQSSKPNSVVMDSYEAERTSDGLKATFVFLRKVSDHTVLLRWNIPRDVKEVEGYELQVDGRAVKKILNPSRCMAVLTCLPHCEKLLLTIRTITKHQNKHNPVTTVVYNAKKVRSGIL; the protein is encoded by the exons atgataaaacaaaAGGGAACCCGTGTAAGAATAAGCAGCCACAAGAATCTGATAAACGATTTGGAAGAATACTTTCACAACGAATCAAAATGTTCGTGTCCAGTTTGCGATTCTATTTCATGCTTTCAAATTAGGAGGTTCAATTCGGGATTATCCTGCACGTGCGTGGATTGTAACCGGGATCGATGTCTGACATGGGATAACAGCGACGATAGTACCCACGACAAACCGCCGGATACCGACGCGGCCAGTAAAGGTGGTAAGGCACCAGAGATAGGAATTAAACCGAAAAAGAAATGTTCAGCTCCTATGAATGATAAGGACCAAGAAAGCTCCTGCTGCACAAAAGATTGTAACACACCAGGGGGTAAGCGGATTGTATCAAACGACTACGCCGtacaaatagaaattaaaatgtccgACGATTCTAACGTTGACTCTTTAAATGATCGAACTTCCAAAAACTATGACGATTTTGTTcctgaattttataaaaaagatgatatagaaaatgtaaaaagtgattttatcaaaattaaaccaGATACAAAGAAATGTTGCAGTTCAAATACTTGTTTTGAGAGTAAAAATACTAGCCCAGAACGTACAGCGGTGAATTTAGATAACAATACTTTTGAATATAGCGACCTTTTGAATATAGAAGATAAGAAAGTTATTGCTTCTGAGGAAAAAAGAGAGCATACAGACGCTTTCAGTTCAAACACAGTTCAAAATGCAGATTCTACATctcactttattaattttaataatatgaatgagaATAGAGACGATAGGAATTCTCGTAAATCCAAAGTTATGccggaatttaaaaaatgtgctAGCAGCAAAAACTTTGGaagtaaaagttataaaattcatagtaATAAATCATGTGTACCTGGAATTGAAGCGCAACCAAAGGAAAAAGATACCCATTTTCATAACACAGGctatataaaaacatctaaGACAATAAGAAACGAGATGTACACCAAAAGATATGATGAtgcaaaaaaggtttttaatggTGAGGATTTTGATAATCCCAAAGATCgtgatatttttacaaaagaaaataaaaatcttgaaaaatgttacaacgtaagtaaatatttgaaaattgaaGAAGATAAACTGTATcgtccaaaaaataaaatagaaaaagataGCAACGTAGAAAATGGTTTGGCCAGTGAAGATTCTCTAGATAATGAGGAAATTGTTAGAttgcaaaaaattataaatctgcTTACTCATATTGATGACAAACAAGAAAATGATGGCTCGAATTTGAAACAATGCGTATATACGGACGTTTCTCACTCTCAGAAGAAAACTATTCGGAGGAAAAATGAGAAGTCCTCTGAGAAGAGTTCTTCTCATTTAAAAACGATAGCATTAAGTTATTCTAAACCAGATTATAGTAATTCACGGGCGGAATTGAGTGCTCAAGTCATGAATGTACCCTACGAGGAACTAAAAGAGACCTTGTCTAGAAGACACTCTTCAGTACATTCTGACTTATCTAATTCTCCAAAGGAATCGCCGAAACTAGACATTTTTTCTAAactaaaagaattatataaggcCTGCAGCTGTAAGGTCTGTGAATGTTTACCTAGTAATTCTTTTTCAAAAAACAGTGATATATGCAACTGTAAACCGTGTGATTGTGAcgattgtaaaaaatatatggaaaaattaagaaagagACTATTAAATAGACCTACTTCTGGATGCCCGTGTGTAGCTTGCGATAGAAAAGATTGTCGTGGTGTTGTAAAAGACGATAAATCATCGGTATGTGACTGTGAGCCCTGCAACTGTGTGAAATATACTGAAAGTTGCTCAAAACCGTGCAATTGTGTTCCCTGTCAATGTGAATTATGCAAGCCATCGATACCTATGCCTCAAGCACTAATGGTCAGTAATATGACACAGATTTATCATCAAAGTAACTGTGACTGTGATCCTTGCGAGTGTCAAAACTGCACTAGCAGTTATTCTGCTATGACATCAAATCTAATGCGTGAAGCATCGACTGGCATAATCACATATGGGAACTGTAATTGTCGAGCTTGTGCGAACGATTCATGCCAATTAAACGCATCTagttgtagatgtgatgtacAAAACGATGTTATGAGAAAACCTTTGGCCAAGAACAGCCCAGATTATGGAATTCACAGGGTGTACGTCAGAGAAAAACCTTATGGCAAAACTGACGCCATTAAGAAGCATCGTAATACAATAGCTATGTTCGCTTTATCAGATACATACTCTAACAGATTGTTCAGTTACTCTAACCAAAATGACACATGTAAATGTGAAGTATGTGAATGCCTTGTATGCAAAGATAAAggaaaacttataaattatgatgaTAAACCAAAATacggaattaatataaataaaaagtccaTACCTTCCGGTTATTGTGTTCCGTGTCAATGCGaaacatgtaaaaaatataacaactcaAATGCGcaaaattttgatgaaaactttagctttaaatataaatataacactgaaaataacaaaaaagttgATGGGAACAACATTTCCAGAGAAGATAAACTAATTAAGAGGTCTAAGCTTACTTTTGCATCGCCAGAAGtaaattctttaaacaaattactCAAGGGTgacgacgtttcggttaatgAGGTATTCTCAAAGAAATCTGAAGATTTAGTGGATGATGACCATtgctatttattgaaaaagggAAAGTTATTGACGTCgtcaattttgaaaaatattgtctcaAAACGTGGTTCCTCCCATGTACTTGTTAAAAGTGATGACAATGAGAGTTGTTTTAAAGAGAATGATAATAATTCTAAGCATTTTCCTAGACTTAATTCCTCGCTGTGTCAACAACTCAAGTTTGCTGATACGTGTAAACAGGATGAATCTTTCCATACATATTCATCGCCAAAAAGTTCCAAAAACAACACGACTTCCAAAGAAAAAGAGACAactgaaatttttaaacataattccCTTGATTTAATGAATTCTAATGTATCGAATACCTTTCGTGATGATTCAaacgataatattaaaaaggacGTATGTGATGACTTATTACATGAAAACttagaaaaatctaaaatggAAGTCAATGATGCCGACGCTATTGTATCAAGTCAAAAACACTTGGTacgttcatataaaaaaacgaaagaatctctaaatataactaatgtcctaaataataagatacatTTATCGTCTGCAAAAAGCATGAGCTTAGTCCAATCCCTTTGTAaggaaagaaatataaatatagacgACCAatatacatcaaaatatttacaatctaTTGAAAAGCTCCCCTTGAAAACGATCAAAATGgaatttaatagtattaatgcAAGCGATGAAAATCAAAAAGACATTTCTAAAAACGACAGtgatgtaaatttttgtaaagtaaCAAGCAAAATGAGGATACCTCAAATTAATGACAAAAACGATTCAGAGACTTTCGTCTACGGAAATATTGATATAGTCAAACATGAAACTGAACATACAGTTCCACCAATAAATGATACCGATTCTAACTTAAAAGAAACAGATATTGAAGATGacatattaaaagataattatccTAAAATAGAAAGCGACGTGAATGATATGAACAAACAAATCAGGGCTCAACGGATGGTAcctttagttaaaattaataaagcaaGGAAGGCAAATAAACCTTCAAAACCGGATCCAgagttaatgttatataataagcaaattaaaaataaacgttacCTAGAACTACCAGATCGTACGGACACAGCATCGtccgtaataaattttaactcattcgataaatttatgaaattctaCGAATCTGTTCCACTTGAAAACGAT GATAGCgaacaaaaaaatcaagaaGATATACTTGGTAGAAAAATAGTCTACGTGAGCGCAGATGCCATTTGTACTAATCCTCTCGAACCAAATCGCAAGAATTCCTTAAAATCCATATCACAGCAGACTAGTGCTGTACCTCTTTATTTTCTCGGATCAGGCCAAGGAAATAGGGCAttg AACAAACTTCAGATTGAAGTGAACGATTTGCTGAATTCTCCTATATTACAATCGAAACATACGATTGGCCAAATAAAGAGATCATGGAATGAG AGTAAAATGACTTTGAAGACAATCAGCAGAATGAATGACGCAACGTCACAAACTCAACGGGTTAAGATCGCTGTTGATAAGGAAATTGACTGCAATTTGATACTATCAGCG GagaatttaaaaccaaaaaacgTAAAAGTAGACAATActatgttaacaaaaaaaggcAAACGTTTGTCTTCTGATAAAAAGGAGCAAAGTTCAAAGCCAAATTCTGTAGTAATGGATTCTTAT